A single region of the Streptomyces caelestis genome encodes:
- a CDS encoding dihydrofolate reductase family protein, giving the protein MRKLTYYIACSIDGFIGDPGGDGTAMLRFVDEEFIAFLKTEYPETLPTHGRRALGLDDLPNKRFDTIVQGRRSYDLALAEGITSPYAHLREYVASGTLKESPDPNVEIISDDLVGKVRELKAEDGAFGIYLCGGAQIAGELRDEIDELVIKTYPLVYGAGMPMFGSGFALSEFALESVRSFGNGVLVRTYGRKR; this is encoded by the coding sequence TTGCGAAAGCTCACGTACTACATCGCCTGTTCCATCGACGGCTTCATCGGCGACCCGGGCGGCGACGGGACGGCGATGCTCCGCTTCGTCGACGAGGAGTTCATCGCCTTTCTGAAGACGGAGTATCCGGAGACCCTGCCGACCCACGGCCGCCGGGCCCTCGGCCTCGACGACCTGCCGAACAAGCGGTTCGACACCATCGTCCAGGGCCGCCGCAGCTACGACCTCGCCCTGGCGGAGGGCATCACCAGCCCGTACGCCCATCTGCGCGAATACGTGGCCTCCGGCACCCTCAAGGAATCACCCGACCCGAACGTCGAGATCATCTCGGACGACCTGGTCGGAAAGGTTCGCGAACTGAAGGCCGAGGACGGGGCGTTCGGCATCTACCTGTGCGGTGGCGCGCAGATCGCGGGCGAACTGCGCGACGAGATCGACGAGCTGGTCATCAAGACCTACCCGCTCGTGTACGGCGCGGGCATGCCGATGTTCGGCTCCGGGTTCGCGCTCTCGGAGTTCGCTCTGGAGTCGGTGCGTTCCTTCGGCAACGGCGTGCTGGTGCGCACGTACGGCAGGAAGCGCTGA
- a CDS encoding RNA polymerase sigma factor gives MRSTPEIEDLLRRNAPQVLGALVRRYGHFDAAEDAVQEALLAAAGQWPSAGVPGNPRGWLIKVASRRLTDALRSEEARRQREERAAALTPRDAFTAPPPGERAPREDDALSLLFLCCHPDLPSPAQIALTLRAVGGLTTAEIARAYLVPEATMAQRISRAKQKVRGVRFGRPERWEQRLPSVLQTLYLIFNEGYTATSGAALQRRDLAREAVRLTRTAHRLLPDDCEVAGLLALMLLTDARGDARNGPHGELIPLDEQDRDRWDKAAIEEGVALVTGVLSRGRPGPYQLRAAIAAVHDEAPSPEATDWAEILGLYDVLVRLVPGPVERLNRAVAVAMVHGPHAGLSELDVLAGELKGHRLDAVRGHLLERAGEPEAARAAYESAAAQTLSLPEQRYLHERAERLNR, from the coding sequence GTGAGGAGCACACCCGAGATCGAGGACCTGCTGCGCCGGAACGCGCCGCAGGTCCTCGGCGCGCTGGTCAGACGGTACGGGCACTTCGACGCCGCAGAGGACGCCGTACAGGAGGCGCTGCTCGCGGCGGCCGGGCAGTGGCCCTCGGCGGGGGTGCCCGGCAATCCGCGCGGCTGGCTGATCAAGGTCGCCTCGCGGCGGCTGACCGATGCCCTGCGCAGCGAGGAGGCGCGGCGGCAGCGCGAGGAGCGGGCGGCGGCGCTCACGCCCCGCGACGCCTTCACCGCCCCGCCGCCCGGGGAGCGGGCTCCCCGCGAGGACGACGCCCTCTCGCTGCTCTTCCTGTGCTGCCATCCGGACCTTCCGTCGCCCGCCCAGATCGCGCTCACCCTGCGCGCCGTCGGCGGTCTCACCACGGCGGAGATCGCCCGCGCCTACCTGGTGCCGGAGGCCACGATGGCGCAGCGCATCAGCCGGGCCAAGCAGAAAGTGCGGGGCGTGCGCTTCGGCCGGCCGGAGCGCTGGGAGCAGCGGCTGCCGTCCGTCCTCCAGACCCTCTACCTGATCTTCAACGAGGGATACACGGCCACCTCCGGAGCCGCCCTCCAGCGCCGGGACCTCGCGAGGGAGGCCGTACGCCTGACCCGCACCGCCCACCGGCTGCTCCCCGACGACTGCGAGGTGGCCGGCCTGCTCGCGCTGATGCTGCTCACCGACGCCCGCGGCGACGCGCGCAACGGACCGCACGGCGAGCTGATCCCCCTCGACGAGCAGGACCGGGACCGCTGGGACAAGGCCGCGATCGAGGAGGGCGTCGCGCTGGTCACCGGGGTGCTGTCCCGGGGCCGGCCCGGGCCCTACCAACTGCGGGCCGCGATCGCCGCCGTCCACGACGAGGCACCCTCGCCCGAGGCGACGGACTGGGCCGAGATCCTGGGTCTCTACGACGTCCTCGTGCGTCTGGTCCCCGGCCCGGTCGAACGCCTCAACCGCGCGGTAGCCGTCGCCATGGTGCACGGCCCGCACGCCGGCCTGTCGGAACTGGACGTCCTGGCAGGCGAGTTGAAGGGACACCGCCTGGACGCCGTACGCGGTCACCTCCTGGAGCGCGCGGGCGAGCCCGAAGCCGCCCGTGCCGCCTACGAGTCGGCGGCCGCCCAGACCCTCAGCCTGCCCGAGCAGCGCTATCTCCACGAGCGGGCGGAGCGGTTGAACCGCTAG
- a CDS encoding family 2 encapsulin nanocompartment cargo protein polyprenyl transferase: MGEFLTEFRTETTLPAPGGQRGTEPGRPAGAPKRRGPIGTQRDGRPGPAEGEAVMLLERARAEVDPVLRDVLGSLPGPMRRIALYHFGWEQADGTPADGGSGKAIRPALVLAAAAALGGPEARAAAVRAAAAVELVHNFTLLHDDVMDRDTTRRHRPTAWTVFGVPDAILAGDALQALAMRLLAEDPHPAAPAATARLADCVVELCAGQHADTAMERRGPGEVTLDEVLAMAEAKTGALLGSACAIGGLYAGASDADVAALDAFGREAGLAFQLIDDVIGIWGDPRRTGKPVGADLAARKKSLPVVAAFTSGTPAAVELAELYARPSEEDDLDHIALTVERAGGRDWAQNQAADRMAVAMQQLARAVPDPEAAGGLLALAEFVTRRSS, translated from the coding sequence ATGGGTGAGTTCCTCACGGAGTTCAGGACGGAGACGACGCTGCCCGCCCCCGGCGGGCAGCGCGGTACCGAGCCCGGGCGTCCGGCCGGGGCACCGAAAAGGCGGGGGCCCATCGGAACACAGCGGGACGGCCGGCCGGGACCGGCCGAGGGTGAGGCGGTCATGCTCCTGGAGCGGGCCCGGGCGGAGGTCGACCCGGTCCTGCGGGACGTGCTCGGCTCGCTGCCCGGGCCGATGCGCAGGATCGCGCTCTACCACTTCGGCTGGGAGCAGGCGGACGGCACACCGGCCGACGGCGGCTCGGGCAAGGCGATCCGGCCCGCGCTCGTCCTCGCCGCGGCGGCCGCCCTCGGCGGGCCCGAGGCACGGGCGGCGGCGGTCCGGGCGGCCGCGGCGGTGGAGCTGGTCCACAACTTCACACTGCTGCACGACGACGTGATGGACCGGGACACCACCCGCCGGCACCGGCCCACCGCGTGGACCGTGTTCGGCGTCCCCGACGCGATCCTCGCCGGGGACGCCCTCCAGGCGCTGGCCATGCGGCTGCTCGCCGAGGACCCGCACCCGGCGGCCCCGGCCGCCACCGCCCGGCTCGCGGACTGCGTGGTCGAACTGTGTGCGGGACAGCACGCGGACACGGCCATGGAGCGGCGCGGTCCCGGTGAGGTCACGCTCGACGAGGTGCTCGCGATGGCGGAGGCCAAGACGGGTGCGCTGCTGGGGAGCGCCTGTGCGATCGGCGGGCTGTACGCGGGCGCTTCGGACGCGGATGTGGCGGCGCTGGACGCGTTCGGCCGGGAGGCCGGGCTCGCCTTCCAGCTCATCGACGACGTCATCGGCATATGGGGCGATCCGCGCCGCACCGGCAAGCCCGTCGGTGCGGACCTGGCCGCCCGCAAGAAGTCCCTGCCGGTCGTGGCGGCCTTCACCTCCGGCACGCCGGCGGCCGTGGAGCTCGCCGAACTGTACGCACGACCCAGCGAGGAGGATGACCTCGACCACATCGCCCTGACCGTGGAGCGGGCGGGCGGCCGTGACTGGGCGCAGAACCAGGCGGCCGACCGGATGGCAGTGGCGATGCAGCAACTGGCACGCGCGGTGCCGGACCCGGAGGCGGCGGGCGGGTTGCTGGCCCTCGCCGAGTTCGTGACACGGCGCAGCAGTTGA
- a CDS encoding family 2B encapsulin nanocompartment shell protein, with protein MSVGEEVHAEETRPQQSLGTAAARNLATTTKSVPQMQEISSRWLLRMLPWVDIQGGTYRVNRRLTFAVGDGRITFVKTGDRVEIIPAELGELPALRSYEDQEVLSEIARRCEQREIAAGEVIASFGSQCDEVYLLAHGRAEKIGTGPYGDDESLGVLADGAYLGDEALLNDDAIWEYTARALTACTVLVLTRQDVEQIAERSDTLREHLQQRRSIPEQRSNKYGEKEIDLASGHSGEPDIPHTFVDYEARPREYELSVAQTVLRIHTRVADLYNQPMNQTEQQLRLTVEALKERQEHELVNNRDFGLLHNCEYDQRIQPHDGVPSPDDLDELLSRRRGTKLLLAHPRAIAAFGRELNKRGLVPETIDMAGNRIPTWRGVPIFPCNKIPVTPERTTSIIAMRTGESDQGVIGLRASGIPDEIEPSLSVRFMGINEQAIIKYLVTAYYSAAVLVPDALGVLENVEIGRWQ; from the coding sequence ATGTCGGTAGGCGAAGAGGTTCACGCGGAGGAGACCAGGCCGCAGCAGAGTCTCGGCACGGCGGCCGCGCGGAACCTGGCCACCACGACCAAGTCCGTGCCGCAGATGCAGGAGATCAGCTCCCGCTGGCTGCTGCGCATGCTGCCCTGGGTCGACATCCAGGGAGGTACGTACCGGGTGAACCGGCGGCTGACGTTCGCCGTCGGCGACGGCCGGATCACGTTCGTGAAGACCGGCGACCGCGTCGAGATCATCCCCGCGGAGCTGGGCGAGCTGCCGGCGCTGCGGTCGTACGAGGACCAGGAGGTGCTCTCCGAGATCGCCCGGCGCTGCGAGCAGCGGGAGATCGCCGCGGGCGAGGTGATCGCCTCGTTCGGCAGCCAGTGCGACGAGGTGTACCTGCTGGCGCACGGCAGGGCGGAGAAGATCGGCACGGGCCCGTACGGCGACGACGAGTCCCTCGGGGTCCTCGCCGACGGCGCCTACCTCGGCGACGAGGCACTGCTGAACGACGACGCCATCTGGGAGTACACGGCCCGCGCGCTCACCGCGTGCACCGTGCTCGTCCTGACCCGCCAGGACGTCGAGCAGATCGCGGAGCGCTCGGACACGCTGCGCGAGCACCTCCAACAGCGCCGCTCGATCCCCGAGCAGCGCTCCAATAAGTACGGCGAGAAGGAGATCGACCTCGCCTCCGGCCACTCCGGTGAGCCGGACATCCCGCACACCTTCGTCGACTACGAGGCCAGGCCCCGTGAGTACGAACTGAGCGTCGCCCAGACCGTCCTGCGCATCCACACGCGCGTGGCCGACCTCTACAACCAGCCCATGAACCAGACCGAGCAGCAGCTCCGGCTGACGGTCGAGGCGCTGAAGGAGCGCCAGGAGCACGAGCTCGTCAACAACCGGGACTTCGGTCTCCTGCACAACTGCGAGTACGACCAGCGGATCCAGCCGCACGACGGCGTGCCCAGCCCGGACGACCTGGACGAGCTGCTCAGCAGGCGCCGCGGCACCAAACTGCTCCTCGCCCATCCGCGCGCGATCGCCGCGTTCGGCCGTGAGCTCAACAAGCGAGGGCTCGTCCCCGAGACCATCGACATGGCCGGCAACCGCATCCCCACCTGGCGTGGGGTGCCGATCTTCCCGTGCAACAAGATCCCGGTGACCCCGGAGCGGACGACGTCGATCATCGCCATGCGTACCGGCGAGAGCGACCAGGGCGTCATCGGCCTGCGGGCCTCCGGTATCCCGGACGAGATCGAGCCGAGCCTGTCGGTGCGCTTCATGGGCATCAACGAACAAGCCATCATCAAGTACCTGGTCACGGCCTACTACTCGGCCGCGGTGCTGGTACCGGACGCGCTCGGCGTCCTGGAGAACGTCGAGATCGGCCGCTGGCAGTGA
- a CDS encoding CGNR zinc finger domain-containing protein, translating into MELAYYSDYAVRLVNTEEPARGKDTLTSVEAVRELFGANQSAARRTTDADVTRFRSVRARLRAVFEAADTGDETLAVDLLNSLLLEFPVSPQISGHDFRDDDGRPLWHMHLADHPSNATAGYAAIAAMGLAFHLTEYGVDRLGLCEAAPCRNAYLDTSTNRSRRYCSDRCATRANVAAYRARKRLEAARPGLPDKTGLAADSAQPSSAQGERRSDLSGR; encoded by the coding sequence GTGGAACTGGCCTATTACTCGGACTATGCGGTGCGCCTCGTCAACACCGAGGAACCGGCCCGGGGCAAGGACACCCTGACGTCGGTCGAGGCGGTTCGCGAGCTGTTCGGCGCCAACCAGTCGGCGGCCCGCCGCACCACCGACGCGGACGTCACGCGCTTCCGCTCGGTCCGGGCCCGGCTGCGCGCGGTCTTCGAGGCGGCCGACACCGGCGACGAGACGCTCGCCGTGGACCTGCTGAACTCACTGCTGCTGGAGTTCCCGGTGAGCCCCCAGATCTCCGGGCACGACTTCCGTGACGACGACGGCCGCCCCCTGTGGCACATGCACCTGGCGGACCACCCGTCCAACGCGACCGCCGGCTACGCGGCGATCGCCGCGATGGGCCTGGCGTTCCACCTCACCGAGTACGGCGTGGACCGGCTCGGCCTGTGCGAGGCCGCGCCCTGCCGCAACGCCTACCTGGACACCTCCACCAACCGCTCCCGGCGCTACTGCTCCGACCGCTGCGCGACCCGTGCCAACGTGGCGGCCTACCGCGCCCGCAAACGCCTCGAAGCCGCCCGGCCCGGCCTGCCCGACAAGACGGGCCTGGCGGCCGACAGTGCCCAGCCCAGCAGCGCCCAGGGCGAACGCCGATCGGACCTGAGCGGCCGGTAG
- a CDS encoding DUF6010 family protein, protein MQYIAPIGIGILYALLMSLVREQHRRRLNAVMVAGAGAAYLSGGMGGWEFPFTALLTYVAFRGLESWTWIGIGRLPHTAWDVVHHVKGHPIIPFAHTSSLGCAICDPVIALWCLRGGPSLIGLVRDRRRTEHREPTATTG, encoded by the coding sequence ATGCAGTACATCGCGCCGATCGGCATCGGCATCCTCTACGCCCTGCTGATGTCCCTCGTCCGCGAACAGCACCGGCGGCGCCTGAACGCGGTCATGGTCGCCGGTGCCGGCGCGGCGTACCTCAGCGGCGGCATGGGCGGCTGGGAGTTCCCCTTCACCGCGCTGCTCACCTACGTCGCCTTCCGCGGTCTGGAGTCGTGGACGTGGATCGGCATCGGCCGGCTGCCGCACACGGCGTGGGACGTCGTCCACCATGTGAAGGGCCACCCGATCATCCCGTTCGCCCACACCTCTTCCCTGGGCTGCGCGATCTGCGACCCGGTGATCGCACTCTGGTGCCTGCGGGGCGGCCCGTCCCTCATCGGCCTCGTACGCGACCGCCGCCGGACCGAGCACCGCGAGCCGACGGCGACCACAGGCTGA
- a CDS encoding YciI family protein translates to MKYLVMVQGTQADYDAMGGKASATSPAWSAEEVQAMFAYMGAINDDLSETGELVDGQGLAEPAQTRHVTLGDDGKAVITDGPYSETKELLAGYWVLECESLERVTEIAERVARCPQPAGAPDYPVVIRPIMDGSGDI, encoded by the coding sequence ATGAAGTACCTGGTCATGGTGCAGGGCACACAGGCGGACTACGACGCCATGGGCGGCAAGGCGTCGGCGACCTCCCCCGCCTGGAGCGCAGAGGAGGTCCAGGCCATGTTCGCCTACATGGGTGCCATCAACGACGACCTCTCCGAGACGGGCGAACTCGTCGACGGGCAGGGCCTGGCCGAACCGGCGCAGACCCGGCACGTCACCCTCGGTGACGACGGCAAGGCGGTGATCACCGACGGCCCGTACAGCGAGACCAAGGAGCTGCTGGCCGGCTACTGGGTCCTGGAGTGCGAGAGCCTGGAGCGCGTCACGGAGATCGCCGAGCGCGTCGCCCGGTGCCCCCAGCCGGCCGGCGCCCCCGACTACCCGGTCGTGATCCGTCCGATCATGGACGGCTCCGGGGACATCTGA
- the sodN gene encoding superoxide dismutase, Ni: MLSRLFAPKVKVSAHCDLPCGVYDPAQARIEAESVKAIQEKMAGNDDPHFQARATTIKEQRAELAKHHVSVLWSDYFKPPHFEKYPELHQLVNDALKALSAAKGSTDPATGQKALDYIAQIDKIFWETKKA, from the coding sequence ATGCTTTCCCGCCTGTTTGCCCCCAAGGTCAAGGTCAGCGCACACTGTGACCTTCCCTGCGGTGTGTACGACCCTGCCCAGGCCCGCATCGAGGCGGAGTCGGTGAAGGCCATCCAGGAGAAGATGGCCGGCAACGACGACCCGCACTTCCAGGCGCGTGCCACCACCATCAAGGAGCAGCGCGCGGAGCTCGCGAAGCACCACGTGTCCGTGCTGTGGAGCGACTACTTCAAGCCGCCGCACTTCGAGAAGTACCCCGAGCTGCACCAGCTGGTCAACGACGCCCTCAAGGCCCTCTCGGCCGCCAAGGGCTCGACCGACCCGGCGACCGGCCAGAAGGCGCTGGACTACATCGCCCAGATCGACAAGATCTTCTGGGAGACCAAGAAGGCCTGA
- a CDS encoding GNAT family N-acetyltransferase translates to MGVAIRTAGEGDRELVVRLLDEAFQDDPVSGWIFPETEDRRAKHPGLMAAFTDIVLAAGRIDLTEDGSACALWLSLPADDHDGDGGAEDDGPAQVRQAVDPDNERIEAIGRLTAAIHPSGRAHEYLWMIGVAPAHQGEGLGTALIESVFDRCDREGLPAYLEASNARSRKLYERLGFELAGPVLNLPEGGPAMWPMWREPRTAEAAS, encoded by the coding sequence ATGGGCGTGGCGATCCGGACGGCGGGCGAGGGGGACCGGGAGCTGGTGGTCCGGCTGCTGGACGAGGCGTTCCAGGACGACCCCGTGAGCGGCTGGATCTTCCCCGAGACGGAGGACCGTCGAGCCAAGCACCCCGGGCTCATGGCCGCCTTCACCGACATCGTGCTCGCGGCCGGGCGTATCGACCTCACGGAGGACGGTTCGGCCTGTGCGCTGTGGCTGTCCTTGCCGGCCGACGATCATGACGGGGACGGCGGCGCCGAGGACGACGGTCCGGCCCAGGTGCGACAGGCCGTCGACCCGGACAACGAACGCATCGAGGCGATCGGCCGGCTGACCGCCGCCATCCATCCCTCCGGGCGGGCCCACGAGTACCTGTGGATGATCGGCGTGGCCCCCGCCCACCAGGGCGAGGGCCTCGGTACGGCGCTCATCGAGTCGGTCTTCGATCGCTGTGACCGCGAGGGGCTGCCCGCCTACCTGGAGGCGAGCAACGCCCGCAGCCGCAAGCTGTACGAGCGCCTCGGCTTCGAACTCGCCGGCCCGGTGCTCAACCTCCCGGAGGGCGGCCCGGCCATGTGGCCGATGTGGCGCGAGCCCCGCACCGCCGAGGCCGCGTCCTGA
- a CDS encoding inorganic phosphate transporter: MDHITFLVAVVIVTALAFDFTNGFHDTANAMATSIATGALAPRTAVLISGVLNVVGAFLSTEVARTISGGIVDDTLVSPGMIFAGLVGAILWNLLTWLLGLPSSSSHALFGGLIGAVWVGAGGHGVHFDKVVEKVLVPAVASPVVAGVAALLATYLAYRLTDRARKDSVTKGFRVGQIASASLVSLAHGTNDAQKTMGVITLALISAGALGHDAGPPLWVIASAGLAIGLGTYLGGWRIIRTMGKGLTEIQSPQGFAAETASTTVILTSAHLGFALSTTQVASGSILGAGLGRRLAEVRWGVAGRMAVAWLITLPAAALVGGLAASVVQSGGDLGTAVVALVGAALAAGIVVASRRNPVDAHNVNDAHEVTIRTEPPAKVGTAA; encoded by the coding sequence ATGGACCACATCACGTTCCTCGTGGCGGTCGTCATCGTGACGGCGCTCGCCTTCGACTTCACCAACGGATTCCACGACACGGCGAACGCGATGGCCACGTCCATCGCCACCGGCGCGCTCGCTCCCCGCACGGCGGTCCTGATCAGCGGTGTCCTCAACGTCGTGGGTGCCTTTCTGTCCACCGAGGTCGCCAGGACCATCTCGGGCGGCATCGTGGACGACACCCTCGTCAGTCCAGGGATGATCTTCGCGGGCCTGGTAGGGGCGATTCTGTGGAACCTGCTGACCTGGCTGCTCGGGCTGCCGTCGAGTTCCTCGCACGCGCTGTTCGGCGGGCTGATCGGAGCCGTGTGGGTCGGGGCGGGCGGCCACGGCGTCCACTTCGACAAGGTCGTCGAGAAGGTGCTGGTGCCGGCGGTGGCCTCGCCGGTCGTGGCCGGGGTCGCCGCGCTCCTGGCCACCTACCTCGCCTACCGGCTCACCGACCGTGCCCGCAAGGACTCCGTGACCAAGGGCTTCCGGGTCGGCCAGATCGCCTCGGCCTCGCTGGTCTCCCTCGCCCACGGTACGAACGACGCGCAGAAGACCATGGGCGTCATCACCCTCGCCCTGATCTCGGCCGGCGCGCTCGGCCACGACGCCGGACCGCCGCTGTGGGTGATCGCGTCCGCGGGCCTCGCCATCGGCCTCGGCACGTATCTCGGCGGCTGGCGCATCATCCGCACCATGGGCAAGGGCCTCACCGAGATCCAGTCGCCGCAGGGTTTCGCCGCCGAGACCGCCTCCACCACCGTCATCCTGACCTCGGCGCACCTCGGCTTCGCCCTGTCGACCACCCAGGTCGCCTCGGGCAGCATCCTCGGCGCGGGTCTCGGACGCAGGCTCGCGGAGGTCCGCTGGGGCGTCGCGGGCCGCATGGCGGTCGCGTGGCTGATCACGCTGCCCGCCGCCGCACTGGTCGGCGGCCTGGCAGCGAGCGTCGTCCAGAGCGGCGGCGACCTCGGTACGGCGGTCGTCGCCCTGGTCGGCGCGGCCCTCGCCGCGGGCATCGTGGTCGCCTCGCGCCGCAACCCGGTGGACGCGCACAACGTGAACGACGCGCACGAGGTCACCATCCGCACCGAGCCGCCCGCCAAGGTCGGCACGGCCGCCTGA
- a CDS encoding amino acid ABC transporter ATP-binding protein has translation MTAMVKAEGVHKSFGPVEVLKGIDLEVKSGEVFCLIGPSGSGKSTFLRCINHLEQINAGRLYVDGELVGYRQKGDKLYELKDSEVARKRRDIGMVFQRFNLFPHMTAVENVMEAPVQVKGVSRSQARLRALELLDRVGLADKAGSYPSQLSGGQQQRVAIARALAMDPKLMLFDEPTSALDPELVGDVLDVMRDLAESGMTMIVVTHEMGFAREVGDSLVFMDGGVVVESGHPREVLTNPQHERTKSFLSKVL, from the coding sequence ATGACTGCCATGGTCAAGGCCGAAGGCGTCCACAAGTCCTTCGGTCCCGTAGAGGTCCTCAAGGGCATCGACCTGGAGGTGAAGTCCGGCGAGGTGTTCTGCCTCATCGGCCCCTCCGGCTCCGGCAAGTCGACCTTCCTCAGGTGCATCAACCACCTGGAGCAGATCAACGCGGGCCGGCTGTACGTGGACGGGGAACTGGTCGGCTACCGCCAGAAGGGTGACAAGCTCTACGAGCTGAAGGACAGCGAGGTCGCCCGCAAGCGCCGGGACATCGGCATGGTCTTCCAGCGCTTCAACCTGTTCCCGCACATGACGGCCGTGGAGAACGTCATGGAGGCACCGGTCCAGGTCAAGGGCGTGAGCAGAAGCCAGGCCCGGCTGCGTGCCCTGGAGCTCCTGGACCGGGTGGGCCTGGCCGACAAGGCGGGCAGCTACCCCTCGCAGCTCTCCGGCGGCCAGCAGCAGCGCGTCGCCATCGCGCGGGCCCTCGCCATGGACCCCAAGCTGATGCTGTTCGACGAGCCGACCTCGGCGCTCGACCCGGAGCTGGTCGGTGACGTCCTGGACGTCATGCGCGACCTCGCCGAGTCCGGTATGACGATGATCGTCGTGACCCACGAGATGGGCTTCGCCCGCGAGGTGGGCGACAGCCTGGTCTTCATGGACGGCGGTGTGGTGGTCGAATCCGGTCACCCGCGTGAGGTGCTGACGAACCCGCAGCACGAGCGGACGAAGTCGTTCCTGTCCAAGGTGCTCTGA
- a CDS encoding VOC family protein → MRIRWTYAFIDRPREAFGTACDFWTAVTDTRLSELRGEDSEFVTLVPDGADACLKAQAVRSGNGGAHLDFCVDDVRDFADSATRLGASVVADLGSLVVLRSPGGQLFCADPWRGQSSRPGVVRGSRLDQVCVDVPPSAYDAEVAFWSGLLDGWTSRPGSLPEFHVVEPPPGLPVRLLLQRLDEDRPASAHLDLACADRDATRAWHEELGAVFVAGFSGWTVMRDPAGSTYCLTDRDPETGSLRV, encoded by the coding sequence ATGAGAATCCGCTGGACGTACGCCTTCATCGACCGCCCGCGCGAGGCCTTCGGCACCGCCTGTGACTTCTGGACGGCGGTCACGGACACCCGGCTGTCCGAACTGCGCGGTGAGGACTCCGAGTTCGTCACGCTGGTCCCGGACGGCGCCGACGCCTGTCTGAAGGCCCAGGCGGTGCGATCGGGGAACGGCGGTGCGCATCTCGACTTCTGTGTGGACGACGTAAGGGACTTCGCCGACTCGGCGACGCGGCTCGGCGCGAGCGTGGTGGCCGACCTCGGGTCGCTCGTCGTGCTGCGGTCGCCCGGCGGACAGTTGTTCTGCGCGGACCCTTGGCGGGGGCAGTCGTCGCGGCCGGGGGTGGTGCGAGGCAGCCGTCTCGACCAGGTGTGCGTGGACGTGCCGCCGTCCGCCTACGACGCCGAAGTCGCCTTCTGGAGCGGGCTGCTGGACGGCTGGACGTCGCGGCCCGGTTCACTCCCGGAGTTCCACGTGGTCGAGCCGCCGCCCGGGCTGCCGGTACGTCTGCTCCTGCAACGCCTCGACGAGGACCGCCCGGCCTCCGCCCACCTCGACCTCGCCTGCGCGGACCGCGATGCGACCCGGGCCTGGCACGAGGAGCTCGGGGCCGTGTTCGTGGCCGGCTTCTCGGGCTGGACAGTGATGCGCGACCCGGCGGGCAGCACGTACTGCCTGACGGACCGGGATCCGGAGACGGGCAGCCTGCGGGTCTAG